ACGGTTATAGCTTGTGAAAATGAGGCAGGGTTTATATTGTTCAACAGGCAACTCTTTGCTGAATCTCGGGCTCTCTGCGCCACCGTTTTATTATTTTTGAAGTGCTGCATAGCGTAGACAAGTTTTTCTTGTTGGATGTTTTCTGAATGCTCAACATATTGAGTAATTTTACTCAATATGTTGAGCAAAAAACCATGATCATCAAGCGCTTTCAAAAGAAAGTTCTGACACAACGGATCGAATCAGAACCCCGTCAATTCATTCAGGTGCTTTACGGCCCGCGTCAAGTTGGTAAAACCACGCTGGCATTGCAGTTTATGGAGTCAACAAAGCTTTCGGTTCATTTCGCTTCTGCAGATCTTGTTGCATCCGGGCAATCGAGCTGGATCAGCCAGCAATGGGAGGCGGCACGCATCAAGCTTCGGCAATCAGAAGAGAAGGAGGCGGTGCTCATCATCGACGAAATCCAGAAAATCGGCAACTGGAGCGAAGCGGTAAAGAGGGAGTGGGACAGCGACACCGCACAACGGCAATCACTCAAGGTGGTTCTGCTCGGCTCATCCCGGCTGTTACTGCAGCAAGGGTTGACGGAATCACTCGCTGGCCGATTTGAAACCCTCTTCATCGGGCACTGGTCGTACCGTGAAATGAACGAGGCATTTGACTTCACTCCTGAACAGTATGTCTGGTTTGGAGGCTATCCAGGTGCGGCAGCATTGATCAACGATGAAGAGCGCTGGAGGCGCTACATTACCGATTCACTCATCGAGACAAGCATTTCGAAAGATATTCTGATGCTGACCCGTGTTGACAAGCCAGCCTTGATGAAACGGCTCTTTGAACTGGGATGCGGTTATTCAGGCCAGATTCTCTCCTATACAAAAATCCTTGGTCAACTGCAGGATGCAGGTAATACAACAACACTGGCACACTATCTGCGCCTGCTCGATACCGCTGGCTTACTTGGCGGACTGGAAAAGTACAGCCCTGAAATGGTGCGGCGCCGGGCATCCATTCCGAAATTTCAGGTGCATAACACAGCTTTGATCAGCGCACAGCAGCAGTACTCTTTTCAGGAGATTGTCACAAACCCGTCGCAATGGGGCAGATGGGTTGAGTCGGCAATTGGCGCCCATCTCATTAATCATGCCCGCACCGATGCAATTAACCTCTTTTACTGGCGTCAGGGGAATCATGAGGTAGATTTTGTTTTGGAGCACAAAGGAAAAGTGATCGGCCTTGAAGTTAAAAGTGGCCGTACCGGGCACGCTTCCGGCATGGCAGCATTTGAGCAACAGTGCAAGCCGTACAAGGTTCTTCTGGTTGGAAACTCGGGGATTCCATGGCAGGAGTTTCTTGAACTGGAATCTTTGGAGCTGTTTGCGTGAGTGAGCCGTAGCCCGCCAATCTTTTTGCTTTATCCAGCAAAAAGTAATATCTACATTGTATAAACAAAATGGAGGTAGAGATGCTCACAAAGGTTCAGAAGTGGGGCAACAGCCTTGCCTTGAGAATACCGAAAACCTGGGCGCTTGAGGCCAGGCTCGAAAACAATTCAGAGGTAGAGATTTCTCTGGTTGAGGGAAAACTCGTTATCACTCCAGTGGTCACTATAAAACAAGATCTTGCTCACCTGCTTTCCGGCGTCACGAAAGAAAATCTGCATAACGAATGCGATACCGGTAATGCTGCAGGCAAAGAAAACTGGTAATCCGATGGCTTATACTCCGGATCGTGGTGACATGGTGTGGATTGCCTTTAATCCTCAGGCGGGTCATGAGCAGGCAGGACGTCGTCCAGCATTGGTCTTGTCTCCCAAAGCGTACAACTCCAAAGTTGGTCTGGCGCTTCTTTGCCCCATCACCAGCCAGATTAAAGGGTATCCCTTTGAAGTGCTGCTTCCTGAAGGGTTGAACATCAATGGCGCGATTTTATCTGATCAGGTAAAAAGTCTTGACTGGAAGATCCGGCAGGCAGAGTTAATTTGCCTATTGCCCTCGTCGGTAGTTGATGAAGTGCTGCATAAGTTGCATACCCTGTTGGGGTTGTAGCAAATCCCCTCCCCCATTATCCCGCAGTACAGAATCAAGAACGGTTCATTCAAAATGTCAGCTTTGTGTTCTGCTAACTCATACATTACGGAGCACTACGGAGTTTGCGGTGTTGTCATCTCCCGCAATAAAACAAATGTTCAGCCTCCGAGCACTCCTGCCCGCTTAATCCAAGACGTTTTGCAAGAACTTTCCACTCTTTCACAATCTCGCACACTTCACGGACAATTATCCCGGCACGAGCGCGATTGATTCGGTAATATTCGGCAGTCGCAATCGCAACCTGAAAATCAGGCTGACGGTTATAGAGATCAAGTGACAGCACATGCTCTGCTTTTCTGAACGAAGGATTCATGTCGAAAGCAGGTGCCAGTCGCCATCCTGAAGGGGAGCGTATGAAGCCGTGATTGCGCAGATGGTCATCGCGGTTTGCCGTGGCGATGTTGAACACCACTCTTGTGAACAGCTCTTCGAGGTTACGTGCGATGTGATCAGCTTCACCGTAGGTAGAGAGAAATTCTGCAATCTCCAGATAACTGGCATCGTCGGTGTCGGCATGGTGAAGCATGGTCATGGCCGAGGCAAAAAAACGGCGATGGTTACTGGTTCGGTCAAATCGCTGCACCAGAAAGGTGTGGTATCCTTTACCAATCTGCATGAGGCGAGCTTCGGGAACGGTAATATGGCATTGCTGTGCCAGCTCATGCAGCAGCTTTTCCCAGAGGGCAACATCGTAGTCATCGTCAGCAGAGGGGAATTTGGCAATCCAGAGAGCGCCATCCTCATCAACCAGATTCGCTTTGGGACGAGCGCCGCCAAGTGACGAACCGGGGGCAACAAGAACGTTCAGCCACTCTTTGATTTTACCGAAGTCATCCTGCTTTTTTCTGGTCAACTCAAAGGCCATCTCCTGCAACTCAGCAATTTTTGCCACCGGTGGAGCAGATAACGCCTCGTTGGCCAGATAGAGCGATTCCCCGGGGTGGCTGAAACGCAAGGCACCCATGCGCGTGCAGTCCTGAACTCCCAGCAGAAAATCCCAGGGGGCAAGCGTTCTCGGTGTACGCTCCTCCTCCTTTGCCTCAATCGCCTCCCTCCGTTTCATCAGGAGTTGTCCCCAGCGATCGGGACATGAATCCATGAAGACTCCAAAATTGGAGCCTCCCGGAAAGAAGTCGCCCGCCGAGAGATCAAGCTCCGGATCAAGTGGAAATGCGTTGACCTGCCTGAGCCATGCTGGATCATAAACAAAACGGACTGTACCCCGAGCCCCACGCGAGAGTGTGCCTATCTGCTGGAGAGGTCCGAATGCCGGGTCGTCAAGCCACACCAAGAGCTGCTCCTCTTCACGCTTCGCCATCACTCGCTCCTGCTGGCGTTTTTTTGCGCGGTGCCCTTCTTCGTTGGGGAAGCGATTCATCCTGCAGGCGACGGCCCAAAGCGTCCTCTTTGGCGATCAACGACAAATCCCCAAGCAGTCCGAGAACACGAAGCACCTGGATGTAGAAGCCGACAGCGACCGACGGGTCACCATTCTCAATTTTATAGAGCGTTGGACGAGAGAGGTTTGCCCTGGCGCAGACGGTCTCCATGGAAAAACGACGACGAAGCCTCGCATCCCTGAGGCGCTGCCCCAGAGCCTCCATCTCTTTCGCCGAAGCGGGGTATAGTGGTGTGGCTCTGTTTGTCATAACGATAACGTTTGCTTTTATTATAATGATAATTTGTGAATTAACATTGCGGTTAGATAGTTCCAGGCGATGAGCATATCGTGTATGGTCTTGTCCTGAGACTCTTTGTTAAAGCCAAACCAGTACTTTTTTACTGTATTTGCTGATAGTTTAGTGTACCGTTTTCAGTAGACCGCGCCAAGAGCATGGTTCGCCAGTTGGATCATCGCTGTGAACAATAACGAAGAGTTGTTTGCCCGGCTTTTTGATGATGAGGGCCCTGATGGTGTGGCGTATGCCGATGCTTCACTTTGGAGAGGAACAACCACTTTTGCATCGGCAACGGTGATGTCGCTTGATGCTAAAGGGGAGTCGATGGTTGTGAAGGTTGCTGCGCCCAGCGAGGCATTTTTTGTTTATTATCCGCTGCGGTAGAAAGGTGAAGATTGATGGCCGCTATGCTTTAATGGTGAAGGTGAACGGGCTGTTGCGAGACCTTTTGGTGCCGAGTGGCAGCATGGAAGTGGGGTTTTATTATGATCGAAGCGGCTTTGAGACTGGGCGTTAGGTATCGCTTGGTGCTTTTGTGGTGGCGGTGTTGATGGTGGTGGTGGGAATCGGCTGGTAGGTTTTGAGAAAGTCTTGGGAGTCGAGAATTCCGCGTGGTTATCACTAAAATCCTTGTTTTGGTTTGAATTACGGTACCATGTTATTTATCTTAGCTCTCAGCAGATATTGAAAAAGGGCTATTCGCGGATTTTAATGGGAATAGAGTAAGAAAGAGTTTGTAAGGTGTAATATTGATTCATCGAATGAGTCAGAATGGATCCCTATGATGAAAGACAGGTGTATGAAAATATGCCATAGAAACAGCATCTTTGACGATTTAAGCAAGAATAAACTGAAGCGATAACAAGATGTAAAAAAATGAGATGCAGCTTTTAATAGCCTCGTCAAGGGTCTTTATCAGCTTCGAAAGCTACCGAACAAAGGCATTATTATATCGTAGCAATCTTAACCTTCCTACTGTATTATGAAGTATTATGGTTTCACTGCAACCCACTAAATTATGCGGAGAGCCAAAAAAAAAGTTTATTTGATAGGGGAAAGTATTGAATGCAAAACGTGAACGCTGACCCCCCTGATAATCAAACATCTTTTAAAAGAAGTATAATGCCAAATCGAACAAAAGTTTTTATTAGCTATAGCCGTCAGGATAAACGTTGGTTAACTGAAGTAAAAAAATACTTGAAGCCACTTGTTAGAAATGGATTGGAACTATGGCACGACAATTGTATCGAACCTGGCGATAGATGGGAAGAAAAAATTGAGCAGGCCTTATATCAAACAAAAGTTGCAATTCTTCTTATAACCCAAGATTTCTTTAATTCAGATTATATAGAAGCCAAGGAACTTTCGCTGCTTTTACGTGCGGCTAAAAATAACGAGGTGACTATTATTCCGTTGTATCTAACGGACACTTTCTCCACTAATGAAGAATTATCGCGTATTCAAGGAATCAATGATCCTAAATTTTCACTTGATAAATTAGTTGAATCTGAGCAAAAAACTGTTTTGGTAAGTTTGAGTGAACAGATTAGAAATCTATTTAGTAACTCAACACAGATTGGTTTTGGTTCTTGGGAAGAGCAACGAAAACCCGAAAGGAATTCAGAACCTGTTCGCGTGGCGCTTATTGCAGTTAATTCTCCTACGCATCATTCACTCTGGAATGCATTAAGCGTTGGGCTCTCCGCATAATTTAGTGGGTTGCAGTGAAACCATAATACTTCATAATACAGTAGGAAGGTTAAGATTGCTACGATATAATAATGCCTTTGTTCGGTAGCTTTCGAAGCTGATAAAGACCCTTGACGAGGCTATTAAAAGCTGCATCTCATTTTTTTACATCTTGTTATCGCTTCAGTTTATTCTTGCTTAAATCGTCAAAGATGCTGTTTCTATGGCATATTTTCATACACCTGTCTTTCATCATAGGGATCCATTCTGACTCATTCGATGAATCAATATTACACCTTACAAACTCTTTCTTACTCTATTCCCATTAAAATCCGCGAATAGCCAAGCGTTGAAGTGTTATCCGGAGATTTGCGGGGGTATTTCGGAGCCAAGGTTTCAGTTGTTGTACAAAGGGTCGATCGTGATCGAGACATTTCTTCTTGCATCAAGGAGATACAAAATCATAAGCCTGATATTATTGGATTCTCTATAGGTCTTGGCTCATTGGAACTTGCAGAATCGCTTTACAAACAGTGTTCAGACATTCAACTTTGCGGAGATCAAGCGCCGAAACTTGTACTTGGGAATAAAATCCCGTCTTATTACCCAAAAGATTGCATAGATCGATTTCCTAAAGCTGCTGTTGTTGTTGGAGAAGGAGAATTGGCTCTACGTGACTTGGTAGAAGTGGTACGTGGGAACATTTTAATTAAAAAGGTATCCAATCTCGTCTATAAATTAGATAATGGTGTTTTGGAGCAAAACAAGTCAGAAGAGGCTCCTGACCTTAAAGATCTTGATTACCCACCGTCGGTAGATACAGTTCCTGAAATCGTAAAGCGAGGAGGAAACGCACTTGTCCAAGCAAGTCGTGGATGTCCTTGGTCCCAATGTGCTTATTGTACAATATTTTCTTTTCGTGGGGGCAAGCGTTGGGAGTCCTTTTCGAACGAGAGAATTATAGCAAATATAGAATTGCTTGTAGCTCAAGGGATTACCGAAATTGAATTTGCCGATGATGAATTTCTTGGCGGTCGAACTTCAGTAAGGATTAGGCGTTGTAATATTTTGGTAGAAGCATTTCGAAAAATACGTGAACGTGTTAAAGATTTTTCTTTTCGGATTTTTCTTGAGCCGTCTACAATTTATCGAAGTAATGATATTAGTGGTAATGAAGATATTAGAAAATTGCTTCAAGAGCTCAAGTCTGTCGGACTTGAAAGAGTATATATTGGAGTTGAAAGCGGTTCGAATAAACAGCTGGAGAGATATAAACGCGATGGTAGACTTGATGTTATAAAAGGAGCCATCAAAGTTCTGACAGATATTGGTATAGATATGGATGCTGGTTTTATAATGTTTGACACTTTTGCCACATTGGAAGAACTTCAAGACAATATAGTATTGTTTCGTTCCTTACCAAAAGGTTCGAATACTTGGCCTTTTCGACCCCTTGCCATCAATGAGGGGTCTGATTACCTGAAGGATTGTATTAAATGGAACGTGAAGCTTACAAAGAATCTCTCTTACATGAGTTATACCTGTGATTACTTTGATCCAAGTGTTCGACTTATTGCGCAAACAATAGACGCTGTTAGCTTACATACTCGCACTCTTTTCTACGCATTAAAACGTGGTAGTACAATGTACTATTCTGATAAGAAAAGAACGGATTCGATACGATTTTGCCAAGAATACGTTAACAGAAATAGTGATATATATATCGATTTATTAGAAGAATTGGTGTTTTCTGCTCAAAAAGGAATTTTGGATACTGCCAATTTAATAATCGAGGCGGAAGAAAAACTTAAAAAACTTGTTGCTGAGGTAAAGAAAAGCGTTAAAGATGTCTTGATAGATGACCCTGACTATTTTCTTCATGATGAAATAACTCGTATAGAGTCGTTACATGTTTTGATTGATGTACCACCAGTAGCAACATTTTCTGCAAGTTCTTTACGTAGAATCGTTATCGTAGATCTTGATCATACACTTTTTGATTCTACTGCAGTACGTCGAAAGTGTGCCGAACAAGCCATTAAAGAATTGGGACTCTCAGAAAAAATAGAAAATGAAGCACTTGATCTTTACTGTCGATGTATTTATGATAACTATGCCGACTATGAACTAAACAAATTTCCAGATTTTCGTGTTGTATGGAATACAGCGGAGTCATACAGGGTTTTATTGGCTCTCATTGAATTGGGTATTCATCCTCAAAACTATCAAAAAGAATCTGAAAGCCAGGGCTTTTATTTAAGATTGAGGGGTATGATTGATGATATTTATCAACAATATTCTAGCAAAATTAAAAAGGCACAAGATATTTTCTGGAAAACACCTATGGTTCTATATGATTATGCAATAGAATTTTTAGATAATTTAAAAAATGATTCTCAATATAATTTAATTCTCGCGTCGGAAGGTGATAATATATGTCAGGGTAGTAAAATTAAATATTTAGGATTAGATAAATATTTCGATAGTGATCATGTAAAAATCACGGGGAAGGCGTTAGCTGCAACTTCGCTAAAAGTAATGGCTGAAAGAGCTTATAAGGAGATTCAAAAAAAGATTTATATTTCGCGCAAGTCTATGTTTGAATTAAATATAACAAATACAGAAAACGATAATTTGAAGAATGAAATCATAGCCAAGGTGAAATGGTACTATAAAATCTTGGAAGTAATCGACTGGATTGTTTTATATGCACTTTCTGTATACACTAAAAATAGAATAGTTGATCGGCTTAGTGTTTTAGAAATTGCAAATAGTCAGATCGAGATGCCTGGTGATAAGGTTCAGGTTCTTATGATTGGAGATAGATGGAGCGATATGGAGCCATATACGCATCTGTGTAGGCAACTTCATACAGTCCAGATTAGGCAAGGGCCATATATGAATGAAACCATCGGAAAAGCTGATTATTGTGCAATAAACCTCCAAGAGATAGGTGTGTATCTATCAAAATCTGATACATGGGTAAAAATATTACCTATGGATATCGAAAATCTACCAGAAAAGGGTATGATTGATATGGATAAAAATATTTCTAGGGAACTCAAAACACTTTCGCGTACAAAAAATTTGAAAGCTGTCAGGTCTCTTGCTGGAGAAATATGTCGCATGCTTAATATTAAATAAATAGAGGGAGCTTAGAATGGGTGAATGGAAATGGAATAGTAGTTGCGAGATATATCGTAGCCCGTGGATTCGATTACGAGAGGATAGCGTACTTCGGCCAGATGGAAAACCGGGGACTTATGACGTCGTTGAAATGAAAGGTGGAGTAGGGATTGTTGCGTATCGTGGCAATACCCATATTTGTCTTGTCGGGCAGTATCGCTATGCTCCTGCTTGCTATTCATGGGAAATTCCGAAAGGCGCTTTTGAGGGTTTCGGAATGACAGAGGACCCTTTGGAGACAGCAAAACGGGAGTTAAAAGAAGAGACCGGTCTATATGGAGGGCGGTGGACTTCTCTTGTTTCTCTACACACACTAATGGGTTCAACAAACGATCTGGTACATCTTTTTACAGTAGAGGATCTAACCGAAGGTCCTACGGAAATGGAGGCGACTGAAGATATTACGGTTCGTTATGTAACGCTTTCGGAATTTGACCAAATGGTTTTTGATGGCTTAATTACGGATGCTACCAGTATCGCCGCTGTGGCAATTGCTCAGAAAAACTCGATCAGGTAATTCTTGATCTCATTCCGACACCAGTAAGATGATTGATTGGGAGTATAACGATTCTACGGATGGCAATGCGTGCCGTGAGCATCACCAGTTGCGCCAGTGGCCGCCTTGCCTTGTCAATGTTTCCAAGCTTCTCTTTATCTGGTAAATGCAACTGTTGACAATTTTCAATAGAAATGCGCCATGTAGTTTCCATAGATATAGAATTGTTGATATGACAACAAGAAAATAACAGACGAAGCTAGGAATTAGCTCAAACCCTAAGACATCTATTCTATTGATTTCACCTTTTATTCTGAGCGATATACTCAACAAAATAATTGCTGGAAATGCCGCAGTATACAAAAACCAAATCCATTTCGAAAAAAGTGGATACTTTTCAAGGTAAGATTTACCCTCCCTTGTAAATACTCGTGTTCCGCCATACCTTCCGCTCAATACGTCTTCCAAGTGATGGATATAGTCATATTGACGTTCAATTTGAACTACTATTTGAAAATACTTAGAAGATGCACCAAATAGCAATAGCCATAGCAGTGCTCCAAACAGATTAGAACCCTTATCGACGATAACGCCAACTTTATTATTTATGATTTGGGTTAAAGCTCCATTTACAAGTGCAGTTGATGTGACCTGCAAAGAGAAAAATGCAAGAATGATCAGTAGAGCATAAAATAGGATGTCGCGCTGTTTTATGCTGGCAAGATGAATTTCATAGGTATCTTTGTAATGTGAGCAAAGATTATTGAACTCTGCTTCTCCCAGAGATTTTCCGTCGTTATTTAGCTGCATCGTTCAGTGTCTTGATTATTGACTATAGGGAGACGATGTTATTTCTGCATCTTGGACTGCGGGATTGTTTACAGAACACTCATCCTGATCTATTTTATGTCTAACGTTCAACAAGCCCGAGGATTGCTGCGAGCTTCTCGGCGATGGCAACGAATGCTTGGTCTTGCTCGGGAGCGGGTAAGCTTGATAATGGTTTCTCAGGTGGATGTGCCGACTGGAATTCACTGATCGGGCTTTGCCTGTATGAAGAGGAGCGGACAGGAATCCAAAAGATCGTCACGCCATCAGATTCAGCCGCCTGAAGCATTTTCGGTAACTCGCTGTTTGTAATGAAGTCGGAGTTCAAGAAGTTTTCTGATACGAGAAGTACGGCCACCTTCGCCCGATGAAGTGCTTCTTGGATACTTCTGCGCCATTTCTGCCCGGGCTGTATGTTCTGGTCACTCCAGATCTCAACGCCATGGTTGCGTTCGAGCCACGAAAGGTGAACGCGTAGCATCTGTAACCAGTGGTCACCGTCGTTATGAGCGTAGCTGATGAAGATCCCCTGGCGTGGAACGCGCCTATGCCAGACCTGGAGGATACGCATCAGAAGTGTGTTATAGCCAGCTTCGGTTGCGATGTCAGTGTAGCTGGCGCCGTGGTTTACAGGTGGCATTTGATCCCTGTGGTAGTGTCCGAGACCGATCAGAATGAATTTCTCTGGTCGTTCGGACGACTCTCGATTGATCGCATACCAGTCCCACCAGCGAAAGGGAACGTCGTGTTGCCGATCGATTCTGGTAGTTTCGTTCAGTTGAGACCAGTCAGACCATTCGCCATTGAACATACGGTGCGCGGGATCCGAGTAGGCATACTCGGGCGTGCAAAAGAGCAATACTGAATCGGCTTCTGCGATCTGCTGAGCCGACCAAGCAAGCCAAGGATCCTGAGGATTGCCAGGTATTGGCTGTGGCTGAGAAAAGCCGTGGAGACCATCGCGAAAGTAGATATCAAGTCTGACATCTACACCATCGTTGCGTAAACGATCGGCGAGTTCTCTCACTCTGGGATTAGGCACGCGACCCCACCGGTTCTGTACCGGATCGAATTCGTCGATCCAACTATAACTGATGAATACTACTGCCATCGCTTCTCTCCTTTATCTCTTTACAGTGCCTGGACTGTCTTTCTAAACCCTATATTATAATCAGATTGATCTGCCTAAACTGCGGATTTTTGAATTGTAACCCACATAACGCACCGTATGTGCACGATTCAAAACAGCGCGACTCTTATATGCGAAAAGCAGTTAAGAAAATTAAATTGAGTTTATTTCTGCTTCTTGTATGGATCAGCATAAAGGCACTCACGACGCCCTCTTTTGCAGATCAAGAACCAAGACAATGTACGCATGGATTTGAATTATTCTTCGGTTGACAGCGTGTTTTTTTAACCTATTGATGAATGAACTTGACATTGTTGAATATTCCGGCAAAATTGTACCACCATTTTCTGGCTTGATTTGCTGTTGGAAGCTACATAAAATTTGCGGCTAACGCCATGATAATGGTATTCCAACCCTCTTTTCATGCCCATTATTAATTGAACCCCGTCCAACTAAAGGCAAAATCTCGTATTATACAGGCTGTAGTTCAAAAAACGACAGCTTCCATTCGTTATCGTTACCGTAACTACTGAAATTGCAACCAGTTCAAGGTGCCCCACAGCACAATATCGGTCATAAATCAGCCTTGTCATTATGCTTCCAACCGTAAAGGATATTTGCCAGCTCAATGAAGGAGCGCTGGAGATAAGAATCAGCGACAGTATCGAGCGAATCGACAATGACTCTATTGACGCTGCGGCTGGCCAGCTCTTCCTCAAGCACTCTTACCTGACCAACGGGATGAAAGAGTTGGTGAATGAGGGGTTTAAGCGGCTTTCTGGCTCTTCAGGTGGTCGGCCTGTTTTCCGATTGAAGCAGGCAATGGGTGGAGGAAAGACCCATCTGATCAAAACGATGGCGTTTCTT
The DNA window shown above is from Pelodictyon phaeoclathratiforme BU-1 and carries:
- a CDS encoding ATP-binding protein — encoded protein: MIIKRFQKKVLTQRIESEPRQFIQVLYGPRQVGKTTLALQFMESTKLSVHFASADLVASGQSSWISQQWEAARIKLRQSEEKEAVLIIDEIQKIGNWSEAVKREWDSDTAQRQSLKVVLLGSSRLLLQQGLTESLAGRFETLFIGHWSYREMNEAFDFTPEQYVWFGGYPGAAALINDEERWRRYITDSLIETSISKDILMLTRVDKPALMKRLFELGCGYSGQILSYTKILGQLQDAGNTTTLAHYLRLLDTAGLLGGLEKYSPEMVRRRASIPKFQVHNTALISAQQQYSFQEIVTNPSQWGRWVESAIGAHLINHARTDAINLFYWRQGNHEVDFVLEHKGKVIGLEVKSGRTGHASGMAAFEQQCKPYKVLLVGNSGIPWQEFLELESLELFA
- a CDS encoding toll/interleukin-1 receptor domain-containing protein — its product is MPNRTKVFISYSRQDKRWLTEVKKYLKPLVRNGLELWHDNCIEPGDRWEEKIEQALYQTKVAILLITQDFFNSDYIEAKELSLLLRAAKNNEVTIIPLYLTDTFSTNEELSRIQGINDPKFSLDKLVESEQKTVLVSLSEQIRNLFSNSTQIGFGSWEEQRKPERNSEPVRVALIAVNSPTHHSLWNALSVGLSA
- a CDS encoding toll/interleukin-1 receptor domain-containing protein, which produces MAVVFISYSWIDEFDPVQNRWGRVPNPRVRELADRLRNDGVDVRLDIYFRDGLHGFSQPQPIPGNPQDPWLAWSAQQIAEADSVLLFCTPEYAYSDPAHRMFNGEWSDWSQLNETTRIDRQHDVPFRWWDWYAINRESSERPEKFILIGLGHYHRDQMPPVNHGASYTDIATEAGYNTLLMRILQVWHRRVPRQGIFISYAHNDGDHWLQMLRVHLSWLERNHGVEIWSDQNIQPGQKWRRSIQEALHRAKVAVLLVSENFLNSDFITNSELPKMLQAAESDGVTIFWIPVRSSSYRQSPISEFQSAHPPEKPLSSLPAPEQDQAFVAIAEKLAAILGLVER
- a CDS encoding AbrB/MazE/SpoVT family DNA-binding domain-containing protein, with product MLTKVQKWGNSLALRIPKTWALEARLENNSEVEISLVEGKLVITPVVTIKQDLAHLLSGVTKENLHNECDTGNAAGKENW
- a CDS encoding helix-turn-helix domain-containing protein codes for the protein MTNRATPLYPASAKEMEALGQRLRDARLRRRFSMETVCARANLSRPTLYKIENGDPSVAVGFYIQVLRVLGLLGDLSLIAKEDALGRRLQDESLPQRRRAPRKKTPAGASDGEA
- a CDS encoding B12-binding domain-containing radical SAM protein produces the protein MLSGDLRGYFGAKVSVVVQRVDRDRDISSCIKEIQNHKPDIIGFSIGLGSLELAESLYKQCSDIQLCGDQAPKLVLGNKIPSYYPKDCIDRFPKAAVVVGEGELALRDLVEVVRGNILIKKVSNLVYKLDNGVLEQNKSEEAPDLKDLDYPPSVDTVPEIVKRGGNALVQASRGCPWSQCAYCTIFSFRGGKRWESFSNERIIANIELLVAQGITEIEFADDEFLGGRTSVRIRRCNILVEAFRKIRERVKDFSFRIFLEPSTIYRSNDISGNEDIRKLLQELKSVGLERVYIGVESGSNKQLERYKRDGRLDVIKGAIKVLTDIGIDMDAGFIMFDTFATLEELQDNIVLFRSLPKGSNTWPFRPLAINEGSDYLKDCIKWNVKLTKNLSYMSYTCDYFDPSVRLIAQTIDAVSLHTRTLFYALKRGSTMYYSDKKRTDSIRFCQEYVNRNSDIYIDLLEELVFSAQKGILDTANLIIEAEEKLKKLVAEVKKSVKDVLIDDPDYFLHDEITRIESLHVLIDVPPVATFSASSLRRIVIVDLDHTLFDSTAVRRKCAEQAIKELGLSEKIENEALDLYCRCIYDNYADYELNKFPDFRVVWNTAESYRVLLALIELGIHPQNYQKESESQGFYLRLRGMIDDIYQQYSSKIKKAQDIFWKTPMVLYDYAIEFLDNLKNDSQYNLILASEGDNICQGSKIKYLGLDKYFDSDHVKITGKALAATSLKVMAERAYKEIQKKIYISRKSMFELNITNTENDNLKNEIIAKVKWYYKILEVIDWIVLYALSVYTKNRIVDRLSVLEIANSQIEMPGDKVQVLMIGDRWSDMEPYTHLCRQLHTVQIRQGPYMNETIGKADYCAINLQEIGVYLSKSDTWVKILPMDIENLPEKGMIDMDKNISRELKTLSRTKNLKAVRSLAGEICRMLNIK
- a CDS encoding type II toxin-antitoxin system HipA family toxin — its product is MAKREEEQLLVWLDDPAFGPLQQIGTLSRGARGTVRFVYDPAWLRQVNAFPLDPELDLSAGDFFPGGSNFGVFMDSCPDRWGQLLMKRREAIEAKEEERTPRTLAPWDFLLGVQDCTRMGALRFSHPGESLYLANEALSAPPVAKIAELQEMAFELTRKKQDDFGKIKEWLNVLVAPGSSLGGARPKANLVDEDGALWIAKFPSADDDYDVALWEKLLHELAQQCHITVPEARLMQIGKGYHTFLVQRFDRTSNHRRFFASAMTMLHHADTDDASYLEIAEFLSTYGEADHIARNLEELFTRVVFNIATANRDDHLRNHGFIRSPSGWRLAPAFDMNPSFRKAEHVLSLDLYNRQPDFQVAIATAEYYRINRARAGIIVREVCEIVKEWKVLAKRLGLSGQECSEAEHLFYCGR
- the mazF gene encoding endoribonuclease MazF; translated protein: MAYTPDRGDMVWIAFNPQAGHEQAGRRPALVLSPKAYNSKVGLALLCPITSQIKGYPFEVLLPEGLNINGAILSDQVKSLDWKIRQAELICLLPSSVVDEVLHKLHTLLGL
- a CDS encoding NUDIX domain-containing protein, which gives rise to MGEWKWNSSCEIYRSPWIRLREDSVLRPDGKPGTYDVVEMKGGVGIVAYRGNTHICLVGQYRYAPACYSWEIPKGAFEGFGMTEDPLETAKRELKEETGLYGGRWTSLVSLHTLMGSTNDLVHLFTVEDLTEGPTEMEATEDITVRYVTLSEFDQMVFDGLITDATSIAAVAIAQKNSIR